A stretch of the Uranotaenia lowii strain MFRU-FL chromosome 3, ASM2978415v1, whole genome shotgun sequence genome encodes the following:
- the LOC129755039 gene encoding carboxypeptidase B, producing the protein MIPRIAILCAVLALTAASRSYNGYKVYNVNQQNEQQMATIRQLELSNPHLDFWHLTKRVGDSAKVMVAPEHQQEFINALKSHGITFTELIHNVESTIDHPSPKRKLSRSENILTTYLSHEAINSYLDELATKYASSVKVQEIGTSHEGRSMKTITINEKKGNAVIFVDAGIHAREWIAPSTALYAINQLVEHADKHQDILANLTWIILPVVNPDGYAYSHSDERMWRKTRKPSGKKCFGTDANRNFDFHWGEVGASASSCSDTFRGETAFSEPETQHVRDALLSLKGKCKFYLTLHSYGNYLLYPWGWTSALPETVDDLDEVAQAGASAIKQATGGRYEVGSSTNVLYEAAGGSDDWAFAVAEVPISITMELPGGGSGGFNPPPSHIEESVKESWIGIQAMALKVAQKY; encoded by the exons ATGATTCCAAGGATAGCCATACTGTGTGCCGTTTTGGCTTTGACGGCCGCCAGCCGTTCGTATAATGG CTATAAAGTTTATAACGTCAATCAACAAAACGAGCAACAAATGGCAACAATCCGTCAGTTGGAGCTCTCGAACCCTCATCTGGACTTCTGGCACTTGACCAAACGGGTGGGAGATTCGGCCAAGgttatggtggctccagagcACCAGCAGGAGTTTATAAATGCCCTCAAGAGCCATGGAATCACTTTCACCGAGTTGATCCACAATGTTGAAAG CACAATTGATCATCCTAGTCCTAAACGAAAGCTTTCGCGATCAGAAAACATTCTTACCACCTATCTGAGTCACGAAGCCATCAACAGCTATCTGGATGAATTGGCCACTAAATATGCATCCTCGGTGAAAGTTCAGGAAATCGGAACTTCCCACGAGGGTCGATCAATGAAGACGATTACCATCAACGAGAAAAAAGGCAATGCCGTAATCTTTGTGGATGCTGGAATTCACGCCCGCGAATGGATCGCTCCTTCGACTGCCCTCTACGCCATCAACCAGCTCGTGGAACACGCCGATAAACACCAGGACATCCTCGCGAACCTAACCTGGATCATCCTTCCGGTAGTCAATCCCGATGGCTACGCATACTCTCACTCGGATGAACGCATGTGGCGTAAGACTCGTAAACCATCTGGAAAAAAATGCTTCGGAACCGATGCCAATCGGAACTTCGATTTCCACTGGGGTGAGGTCGGTGCCTCGGCCTCTTCCTGTTCCGATACCTTCCGTGGCGAGACTGCATTCTCCGAACCGGAAACTCAGCACGTACGAGATGCTCTCCTGAGCTTGAAAGGAAAGTGCAAGTTCTATCTGACGCTGCATTCGTACGGAAACTATCTGCTCTATCCTTGGGGATGGACCAGTGCTCTTCCGGAAACGGTTGACGATCTCGATGAGGTGGCCCAGGCTGGCGCATCGGCTATCAAACAGGCAACAGGTGGCCGTTACGAGGTGGGTAGCTCGACCAATGTGCTTTATGAAGCTGCCGGTGGAAGTGATGATTGGGCGTTTGCCGTAGCCGAAGTTCCGATCTCGATCACGATGGAACTGCCTGGTGGTGGAAGCGGAGGATTCAATCCGCCGCCATCGCATATTGAAGAAAGTGTCAAGGAGAGCTGGATTGGTATCCAGGCAATGGCACTGAAGGTGGCTCAAAAATATTAG
- the LOC129750995 gene encoding carboxypeptidase B-like, which yields MRFGAVFLILALAILASGEQFSYRNYKVFKVQHSTREEYMVLRQWAEKIGIDFWDRHRIMVRPDVQEQFAAFLEARNFSYEIIIEDVEVTVEAERKYNEEYIRAKKLSGRSTVDFEHFWRLDEIYNYLDELEAEYPQLVNVETVGTTHEGRPIKAITISKNGGQIDGSRPVIFMDAGVHAREWAAISSTLYFIHEVVEHYYEFEDDLLERDWVIVPVGNPDGYEYSHTNQRFWRKNRVPVSILCYGVDLNRNFPFEWALITNVCSDTYGGPSAGSEPETQVIMNLLERYQSSVQLYLAVHTWGDMILYPYGYAWPFIPVDNEAEHIAMGNRAKDAVTAAGNPNYVVGNSAEILYIASGASDDYAASTGIPYAFTLELTGGGSGGFDLPPERIEEVGKQTFEIFRSMAMDL from the exons ATGAGGTTCGGTGCAGTGTTTTTGATTCTGGCCCTGGCCATCTTGGCCAGTGGGGAACAGTTCTCCTACAGGAA TTACAAAGTGTTCAAGGTGCAACATTCTACGCGTGAAGAGTACATGGTGCTGAGGCAATGGGCAGAAAAAATAGGAATCGATTTCTGGGACCGACACAGGATTATGGTCCGGCCGGATGTCCAGGAGCAGTTCGCTGCTTTTTTGGAAGCTCGTAACTTTTCGTACGAGATTATCATCGAGGATGTCGAAGT AACCGTTGAAGCCGAACGCAAGTACAACGAGGAGTATATCCGCGCCAAAAAGCTGTCCGGCAGAAGCACGGTCGATTTCGAACACTTCTGGCGCTTGGATGAGATCTACAACTATCTGGATGAGCTCGAAGCCGAATATCCGCAACTGGTCAACGTTGAAACTGTCGGTACCACTCACGAAGGTCGCCCGATCAAGGCCATCACCATCTCCAAGAACGGGGGCCAAATCGATGGTTCCCGACCGGTCATCTTCATGGACGCTGGAGTTCATGCTAG AGAGTGGGCTGCTATTTCTTCCACCCTGTACTTCATTCACGAAGTAGTGGAGCACTACTACGAATTCGAAGATGATTTGTTGGAACGAGACTGGGTAATCGTGCCGGTTGGTAATCCCGATGGATACGAATATTCGCATACGAATCAACGATTCTGGCGTAAAAACCGAGTTCCTGTGTCGATTTTGTGCTACGGCGTCGATCTGAATCGAAACTTCCCCTTCGAATGGGCGTTGATCACCAAT GTTTGTTCCGACACTTATGGAGGACCGTCTGCAGGATCGGAACCGGAAACCCAAGTGATCATGAATCTGTTGGAGCGATACCAAAGCAGTGTCCAGTTGTACTTGGCCGTCCATACCTGGGGTGACATGATCCTTTATCCTTATGGGTACGCATGGCCTTTCATTCCGGTTGACAACGAGGCCGAGCACATTGCCATGGGAAATCGGGCTAAGGATGCCGTCACTGCTGCCGGAAATCCCAACTATGTCGTGGGTAATAGCGCCGAAATCTTGTACATCGCCTCAGGTGCCAGTGATGATTATGCCGCTTCGACTGGAATTCCTTA